One part of the Pseudemcibacter aquimaris genome encodes these proteins:
- a CDS encoding chemotaxis protein CheW codes for MEVLNKNDYVTIWLDGQMCGIPVLEVYDVLSKQTITKIPKSPAAVAGVLNLRGQIVTAIDLRKRLKLKDREDDSEEMNVVVEFQSEPYSLIIDRVGDVLSLSDDAFEKNPVTLEAHWQEVSTGIFRLEEELLVILDIEKLLSFGDAKAAA; via the coding sequence ATGGAAGTTTTAAATAAAAATGATTATGTAACAATCTGGCTGGATGGGCAAATGTGCGGCATTCCTGTTCTTGAGGTTTATGATGTACTTTCAAAACAGACGATCACAAAAATTCCGAAATCCCCGGCCGCTGTTGCTGGTGTGTTAAATCTTCGTGGACAAATTGTGACAGCTATTGATTTACGTAAGCGTCTTAAGTTAAAAGACCGTGAAGATGATAGCGAAGAGATGAATGTTGTTGTAGAATTTCAATCAGAACCGTATAGTCTAATTATAGACAGGGTAGGTGATGTTTTGTCGCTTTCGGATGATGCCTTCGAGAAGAACCCGGTTACTCTTGAAGCACATTGGCAAGAAGTGTCGACAGGAATTTTTAGATTGGAAGAAGAGCTTTTGGTTATTCTCGATATCGAGAAATTATTGTCATTTGGGGATGCGAAAGCAGCCGCTTAA
- a CDS encoding ATP-binding protein gives MKLKIFSAPSMEEALKQVRKKLGDDAVIIDTTEQIINGVKTVKITAAIEAPAPRVNPHVNPAPKPKPAPVKKSLRELDEQYSTDDKLDLVSSLKHHGFADGLQLKLMDLGKSLECETPELTLATALDNIFHFEPITDTVPNRPIMLIGPPGAGKTITTAKIASHYVIGGKKVHFISTDVFRTGGVAQLEGYASVLDVSLTEAEKPEDLDIAIKTAEKESDVILIDSMGYNPYSKKEMSELHSFLKTTNCEAILVVPAGMDPYEAREVGETYAGLGVKRFITTKLDVARRYASLLSIAESGKMAFAGVGITPYLGDGIETLDSMKLSRLLTKIPKKNNISFERD, from the coding sequence ATGAAGCTGAAAATCTTTAGCGCACCAAGTATGGAAGAAGCATTAAAGCAGGTTCGAAAGAAACTTGGTGATGATGCTGTTATCATTGATACTACAGAACAGATTATCAATGGTGTTAAAACGGTTAAAATCACGGCCGCGATTGAGGCACCAGCCCCGCGTGTAAACCCGCATGTGAACCCTGCGCCAAAACCAAAACCAGCCCCGGTTAAAAAATCACTTCGTGAACTGGATGAACAATATTCAACGGATGATAAACTCGATCTGGTCAGCAGCTTAAAACATCATGGTTTTGCTGACGGTTTGCAATTGAAACTGATGGATCTTGGTAAATCCCTTGAATGCGAAACACCGGAACTGACGCTGGCCACGGCCCTTGATAATATTTTCCATTTCGAACCGATCACAGACACAGTGCCCAATCGCCCGATTATGTTAATCGGCCCACCCGGTGCTGGTAAAACAATCACCACGGCGAAAATCGCAAGCCATTATGTGATTGGTGGAAAGAAAGTCCATTTCATCAGCACTGATGTTTTCAGAACCGGTGGCGTCGCCCAACTTGAAGGATACGCAAGTGTCCTTGACGTTAGCCTGACCGAAGCCGAAAAACCAGAAGACTTGGATATCGCCATCAAAACGGCCGAAAAAGAAAGCGATGTCATTCTAATCGATAGCATGGGGTATAACCCATACAGCAAAAAAGAAATGTCAGAGCTGCATTCCTTTTTAAAAACCACGAACTGCGAAGCCATTTTGGTGGTGCCCGCCGGCATGGACCCCTATGAAGCCAGAGAAGTGGGCGAAACATATGCCGGACTTGGCGTCAAAAGGTTTATCACAACAAAACTTGATGTCGCGCGTAGGTACGCAAGCCTGCTTTCTATTGCAGAAAGCGGAAAGATGGCTTTCGCTGGTGTTGGTATCACACCTTACCTTGGCGATGGGATTGAAACACTGGATAGTATGAAGCTATCCAGGCTTCTAACCAAAATCCCGAAAAAGAATAATATTAGCTTTGAAAGAGATTGA
- a CDS encoding protein-glutamate methylesterase/protein-glutamine glutaminase — protein sequence MNRKSSARSGPYKVMLVDDSSVIRGLLSRWLGADPAIEIVASVGNGQVALNSLERTDPEIVVLDIEMPVMDGLTALPLILKAKPDVQVLMSSTLTAKNAKVSLQAMSLGAADYIPKPTTNREVITSRSFQTEIIEKVKNLAASKRKLLGYRPFKEETDAKSAPEQDVAKPAPVSKPKTLVTRKASLTAPRIIGVGSSTGGPQALLKFLNGIKDGLNLPVVITQHMPSSFTKILAGHLSKATGLDCIEAEDKTLLENGKVYIAPGDHHMVIKNDGGNRYLRLNQDPPENFCRPAVDPMFRSISDEFGSGSLCVILTGMGQDGLKGSKYVVDNGGTIVAQDQETSVVWGMPGAVSEAGICHAILPLDEIGGKIQRLVKGR from the coding sequence ATGAACCGAAAAAGTTCAGCTAGATCCGGCCCTTATAAAGTAATGCTTGTTGATGATTCCTCTGTCATTAGAGGGTTATTGTCCAGATGGCTAGGGGCTGATCCCGCCATTGAAATTGTTGCCAGTGTTGGCAATGGTCAGGTTGCGCTTAATTCATTAGAACGCACTGACCCGGAAATTGTTGTTCTGGACATTGAAATGCCAGTTATGGATGGCCTTACAGCATTACCTTTAATTCTGAAAGCCAAGCCTGATGTACAGGTTCTGATGTCTTCTACACTGACCGCAAAAAATGCAAAAGTCAGTCTTCAGGCAATGTCACTAGGTGCAGCTGACTATATACCAAAGCCGACGACAAACCGCGAAGTGATTACATCAAGATCTTTCCAAACGGAAATCATTGAAAAAGTAAAGAACCTAGCGGCATCGAAACGTAAGCTATTGGGTTATAGACCATTTAAAGAAGAAACGGATGCTAAATCCGCTCCTGAGCAGGATGTTGCTAAACCGGCACCTGTTAGTAAACCAAAAACATTGGTTACAAGAAAAGCATCACTTACAGCACCAAGAATTATTGGCGTTGGTAGTTCAACGGGCGGCCCACAAGCGCTTCTTAAATTTTTGAACGGTATTAAGGACGGATTAAATTTACCGGTTGTGATTACGCAGCATATGCCGTCTTCATTTACAAAAATTCTGGCTGGTCATTTATCAAAGGCAACAGGCCTTGATTGTATCGAAGCAGAAGATAAAACTCTGCTTGAAAATGGCAAGGTTTATATTGCACCAGGTGATCATCACATGGTGATTAAAAATGACGGTGGTAATCGGTATTTAAGACTTAATCAGGACCCGCCGGAAAATTTCTGTCGTCCTGCGGTTGATCCGATGTTTAGAAGTATTTCTGATGAATTTGGATCCGGTTCATTATGTGTCATACTAACAGGTATGGGACAGGACGGATTAAAGGGCAGCAAATATGTCGTTGATAATGGCGGTACAATTGTTGCACAGGATCAGGAAACAAGTGTTGTTTGGGGGATGCCGGGTGCGGTAAGCGAAGCTGGAATTTGTCACGCAATTCTACCGCTTGACGAAATCGGTGGTAAAATTCAGAGACTGGTAAAGGGGAGATGA
- a CDS encoding CheR family methyltransferase yields the protein MRSEDFDLISGILKQRSGLVLPKDKVYLLESRLTPIAHRRGLETLDDLVNEVRLKRKEDLLVEITEAMTTNESFFFRDNKPFDLFKETVLPQLLASRANSRRIRIWCAAASTGQEPYSLAIILKEMEAKLAGWKIEILGTDISQEVLDKAKVGLFSQFEVQRGLPIQLLIKYFNQVGDLWQISDDIRNMVTYRKFNLLDAYTMLGSFDVIYCRNVLIYFDQQTKSEVLEKMRRLVPDDGMLFLGAAETVLGITDKFKPVPGQRGLYSTSDASSEVLEKLRA from the coding sequence ATGAGATCAGAAGATTTTGATTTAATCAGCGGCATCCTTAAGCAAAGATCCGGCCTGGTTCTCCCGAAGGATAAGGTTTATCTGCTTGAAAGTCGTTTGACCCCAATTGCACATAGACGCGGTTTGGAGACGTTAGACGATCTGGTTAATGAAGTACGTTTGAAGCGTAAGGAAGATCTGCTTGTTGAAATTACAGAAGCAATGACAACGAATGAATCTTTCTTTTTCCGTGATAACAAGCCGTTTGATTTGTTTAAAGAAACGGTTCTTCCACAACTGCTTGCAAGCAGAGCAAATTCGCGTAGGATTAGAATTTGGTGTGCTGCGGCATCAACCGGACAAGAGCCATATTCACTGGCTATTATCTTAAAAGAGATGGAAGCAAAGCTTGCAGGTTGGAAGATTGAAATTCTGGGAACTGACATTTCACAGGAAGTTCTTGATAAAGCAAAGGTTGGTTTATTTTCCCAATTTGAAGTACAGCGTGGACTGCCAATTCAGCTGTTGATTAAATATTTCAATCAGGTTGGCGATCTGTGGCAAATTTCTGATGATATTAGAAATATGGTTACGTACCGTAAATTTAATCTGCTTGATGCCTATACAATGCTTGGTTCGTTTGATGTTATTTATTGCAGAAACGTACTTATTTATTTCGATCAGCAAACAAAATCCGAAGTGCTTGAAAAAATGAGAAGGCTTGTACCGGATGATGGGATGCTTTTCCTTGGTGCTGCGGAAACGGTGCTTGGTATCACTGATAAATTTAAACCGGTACCAGGGCAACGTGGTCTATATTCCACATCTGATGCCAGCTCGGAAGTATTGGAAAAATTAAGAGCATAG
- the ctrA gene encoding response regulator transcription factor CtrA, whose amino-acid sequence MRVLLIEDDPSTSKSIELMLSAEGFNIYSTDLGEEGIDLGKLYDYDIILLDLNLPDMHGYDVLKKLRMSKVNTPILILSGMVELENKVKGLGFGADDYLTKPFYKEELVARIQAIIRRSKGHAESIIRTGKLSVNLDKKTVDIDGQRVHLTGKEYAMLELLSLRKTTTLTKEMFLNHLYGGMDEPELKIIDVFICKLRKKLASISGENYIETVWGRGYVLRDPDEDSSSVAEAG is encoded by the coding sequence ATGCGGGTTTTACTCATAGAAGATGATCCTTCCACTTCAAAAAGTATTGAGCTGATGCTCTCTGCTGAAGGTTTTAATATTTACAGTACCGACTTGGGAGAGGAAGGTATTGATCTTGGAAAATTGTATGATTACGACATCATCCTGCTTGATCTAAACTTGCCGGACATGCACGGCTATGATGTTTTGAAAAAATTACGCATGTCGAAAGTGAATACACCAATTCTTATTCTTTCCGGCATGGTAGAGCTTGAAAACAAAGTTAAGGGCCTTGGCTTTGGTGCTGATGACTACCTTACAAAACCATTCTATAAAGAAGAACTCGTTGCACGTATTCAGGCGATTATTCGCCGTTCAAAAGGGCACGCTGAATCAATTATACGTACAGGAAAACTATCCGTAAATCTTGATAAGAAAACGGTTGATATTGACGGCCAACGCGTACACCTTACGGGTAAAGAATACGCAATGCTTGAGCTTCTTTCTTTGCGCAAAACAACAACACTTACAAAAGAAATGTTCTTAAACCATCTATATGGTGGCATGGATGAGCCAGAACTTAAGATCATTGACGTCTTTATTTGTAAGCTGCGTAAAAAGCTCGCTTCTATCAGTGGCGAGAATTACATCGAAACCGTTTGGGGACGAGGTTATGTGCTACGTGATCCGGACGAAGACAGTTCTTCGGTCGCTGAAGCAGGTTAA
- a CDS encoding flagellar basal body FlgE domain-containing protein, with protein sequence MDGAGFFVVSNQPDGTDADSTISYTRAGSFTPDDNGFLQNTAGLYLQGYALDSSGNAPTVNIDNLEPINVSNFTITAEATTDVTIRANLQSSQALHPSITGGTYDPNSVANSMAGYDADISAGIIPATQGVQPDFQTNIQVYDAKGGIHTVTFAAMKQADNLWNAEIFISPAADITAGTLAGTGQIASGQIAFNGDGTIDVGASSAALLAPLTVNWAGGAEPGQITFNLGTDGESDGISEFAGESTVISSTTNGAKFGSVIGVSVNEEGIVT encoded by the coding sequence ATCGATGGTGCCGGATTCTTTGTCGTATCCAATCAACCGGACGGCACAGATGCTGACTCAACAATTTCCTATACGCGTGCTGGTTCCTTTACACCTGATGACAATGGCTTCCTGCAAAATACAGCAGGCCTTTATTTACAAGGCTACGCCCTTGATTCAAGTGGTAATGCACCAACGGTAAATATTGATAACCTTGAACCGATCAACGTATCGAACTTTACCATCACCGCGGAAGCAACCACGGACGTAACAATCCGTGCGAACCTTCAATCATCACAAGCACTTCACCCATCAATTACGGGTGGTACTTATGATCCAAACTCTGTTGCAAACTCTATGGCCGGATATGATGCTGATATTTCAGCAGGCATTATCCCTGCAACACAAGGTGTGCAGCCGGACTTCCAAACAAATATTCAGGTTTATGATGCAAAAGGTGGTATCCACACAGTAACTTTTGCAGCAATGAAACAAGCTGACAATCTTTGGAATGCTGAAATTTTCATCAGCCCTGCTGCTGATATTACAGCTGGTACTCTTGCCGGTACTGGTCAAATTGCATCAGGTCAGATCGCGTTTAATGGTGACGGTACAATTGATGTTGGTGCCTCATCCGCTGCGCTGCTTGCACCGCTTACAGTGAACTGGGCTGGTGGTGCTGAGCCAGGACAGATCACATTTAACTTAGGTACAGATGGCGAAAGTGATGGTATTTCAGAATTCGCTGGCGAATCAACCGTGATTTCATCAACAACAAATGGTGCCAAGTTCGGTAGTGTGATCGGTGTTAGTGTTAATGAAGAAGGTATCGTAACGTAA
- a CDS encoding MinD/ParA family protein: MNDQAQNNDLTKMLVTVASGKGGVGKTWFAATLCQALASRGKKALLFDCDFGLANVDIQLGLMPENDLGQVISSEISMLEAIYPQTESGLSFDVISGQSGSGALASLTMESLISLGKDISGISQEYDYTVMDLGAGVENSVMTLARASDKILVIITPDPTSLTDAYAFIKLYRMRNEKAEINIVVNMAEDQTEGRRAFDKINKVCQSFLNLTPKLLGVIVRDKHVAQAIRSQTPLLSKYPQCKAGENVIEIAKKL; encoded by the coding sequence ATGAATGATCAGGCACAAAATAACGATTTGACGAAAATGCTTGTGACAGTGGCATCAGGCAAAGGCGGTGTTGGTAAAACATGGTTCGCCGCCACTCTTTGTCAGGCTCTTGCATCACGCGGTAAAAAAGCGCTTCTTTTTGACTGTGATTTTGGTCTTGCAAATGTGGACATTCAACTTGGGCTCATGCCCGAAAATGACTTGGGCCAAGTTATCTCAAGCGAAATAAGCATGCTCGAAGCTATTTACCCGCAAACTGAATCCGGCCTTTCATTTGATGTCATTTCAGGTCAATCCGGCAGTGGGGCACTTGCATCCCTCACCATGGAAAGCTTGATTTCATTGGGCAAAGATATCAGCGGCATTTCACAGGAATATGATTATACCGTTATGGACCTTGGTGCTGGTGTTGAAAATTCCGTAATGACACTTGCACGTGCATCAGACAAAATTCTTGTGATTATTACACCTGACCCAACATCGCTTACGGATGCTTATGCTTTTATCAAGCTTTACAGAATGCGCAATGAAAAGGCGGAAATTAATATCGTCGTTAACATGGCAGAAGATCAAACCGAAGGACGGCGTGCCTTTGATAAAATCAATAAAGTCTGCCAAAGCTTTTTAAATCTAACACCAAAGCTGCTTGGCGTTATTGTGAGGGACAAACATGTCGCGCAGGCAATCCGTTCTCAAACACCGCTATTAAGCAAGTACCCACAATGTAAAGCGGGTGAGAATGTGATTGAAATTGCCAAAAAGTTGTAA
- a CDS encoding flagellar hook assembly protein FlgD, producing MDIGAIVGQQQAQESAAGNSAATLAKDFDNFLSLLTTQLQYQDPLSPMDSNQFTQQLVAFTGVEQAIATNQNLEAIVNQNNANKASNAVNYLGREVIVETNKAGVAEDGTVNWEYTLDASASTNKITIRDENGFEVDSFNGELKAGTHELKWPVPQGSEPGIYRVEIEPLSGNEEAISHSVYSKGVVTGVEKYNGDVLLAANGILTSPNNVLVVREIKQEPAPAEASTE from the coding sequence ATGGATATTGGCGCAATCGTAGGACAACAACAGGCACAAGAAAGTGCCGCTGGAAATTCAGCAGCAACGCTGGCAAAGGATTTTGATAATTTCTTAAGTCTGCTAACAACGCAACTTCAGTATCAAGACCCGCTTTCCCCTATGGATTCCAACCAATTCACACAGCAACTTGTGGCATTTACCGGCGTAGAACAAGCCATCGCAACCAACCAGAATTTGGAAGCAATCGTAAATCAGAATAATGCCAACAAAGCAAGCAATGCCGTAAATTATCTGGGTCGCGAAGTAATCGTTGAAACCAACAAAGCCGGTGTCGCAGAAGACGGCACAGTCAATTGGGAATACACGCTGGATGCATCAGCAAGTACCAATAAAATCACAATCAGAGACGAGAACGGCTTTGAAGTGGATAGTTTCAACGGTGAACTTAAAGCAGGAACACATGAGCTAAAATGGCCGGTTCCTCAAGGATCAGAACCTGGTATTTACCGAGTAGAAATCGAACCGCTTTCAGGGAATGAGGAAGCAATCAGTCACTCTGTTTACTCAAAAGGAGTAGTCACAGGAGTTGAAAAATATAATGGCGACGTTTTGCTCGCCGCTAATGGAATTCTCACCTCACCAAACAATGTATTGGTCGTAAGAGAAATCAAACAAGAACCCGCGCCTGCAGAAGCAAGCACAGAATAA
- a CDS encoding response regulator, whose protein sequence is MKSCLVVDDSKIIRKVARRILEELNFEIREAVDGQDALDSCKTEMPDVVLLDWNMPVMNGLDFLKTLRKTEGGTEPVVVFCTTENDMAHISAAISAGADEYIMKPFDREIIESKFVQVGLL, encoded by the coding sequence ATGAAATCATGTCTCGTTGTAGATGATTCTAAAATCATAAGAAAAGTGGCAAGAAGAATACTCGAAGAACTGAACTTCGAAATCAGGGAAGCGGTAGACGGTCAAGACGCCTTGGATTCATGCAAGACAGAAATGCCAGATGTTGTTTTACTAGACTGGAATATGCCGGTTATGAATGGTCTGGATTTCCTTAAAACACTCCGTAAAACAGAAGGTGGGACAGAACCTGTTGTGGTATTTTGCACAACAGAAAATGATATGGCCCATATCAGCGCTGCTATTTCTGCGGGTGCCGATGAATATATTATGAAACCATTTGATCGCGAAATTATCGAATCAAAATTTGTGCAAGTTGGATTATTATAA
- a CDS encoding flagellar basal body protein has translation MSLYASLFSGVSGLAANSSAMGMISDNIVNINTVGYKGTQAKFSSLVTESNSTASYSPGGVQAKPQALISQQGLL, from the coding sequence ATGAGTCTTTACGCATCCCTATTCTCAGGCGTATCAGGCTTGGCCGCGAACAGCAGTGCGATGGGTATGATTTCCGATAATATCGTGAACATCAATACCGTTGGTTATAAAGGCACACAGGCGAAATTTTCGTCTCTTGTGACAGAATCAAACTCTACTGCGTCGTATTCACCAGGTGGTGTACAAGCAAAACCACAAGCCTTAATCAGTCAACAGGGCCTATTGTAG
- a CDS encoding flagellar FliJ family protein, with translation MAKGLSGVIRLHKWQVDEKRRQIAELESMREELIQKMERLDQELAREQRQLAESNVVDINYANYANSVMRRKENLESSINEVDVSIEEMKDELADAFKELKKYEIAQERAEEREREKLKHKEQERLDELSLNMFRSGQR, from the coding sequence ATGGCTAAAGGTTTAAGCGGCGTAATCAGATTACATAAGTGGCAAGTGGATGAAAAAAGACGTCAAATTGCCGAACTTGAAAGCATGCGCGAAGAACTTATCCAGAAAATGGAGAGGCTCGACCAGGAACTGGCCAGAGAGCAAAGACAACTTGCTGAAAGTAATGTGGTTGATATCAATTACGCGAACTATGCCAATTCTGTTATGCGCCGAAAAGAGAATCTTGAATCATCAATAAATGAGGTCGACGTTTCTATCGAAGAAATGAAAGACGAACTGGCAGATGCATTCAAAGAACTTAAGAAATATGAAATTGCCCAGGAACGCGCCGAAGAGCGTGAACGTGAAAAACTAAAACATAAAGAGCAGGAAAGACTGGATGAGCTTTCCTTAAATATGTTCCGTTCAGGACAAAGATAA
- a CDS encoding chemotaxis protein CheW produces MDDLLNEFLTETFESIEVVDVELVELEKDPNNKSVLDNIFRLVHTIKGTCGFLGLPRLESVAHAGENVLGKFRDGEMEVTPDAVTLILNALDRIKEILEGLEQTQEEPEGDDSAIIDELNAMAEGKSAPAKEEAPIEVAEERETRPGEVSLDELEAAFAAAPGPDDEEPADNIPAAAGRLDAFGGADTVAVLAHLFHNRIFGDDSLKAILEGADVRQSKKAMEEFFVGSLQQDKCDTDKISSGFVAFIKNGIAEDQFYNTVKHLESVLKEVGVPNSEVEFMKDIYFQCSDGILAEAKKNSKSVVKAKKKEVAKPAGGGAAKETSIANQSIRVGVDVLDNLMNMVSELVLTRNQLMQISRRAGENDFEIPLQRLSQCTTELQEGVMKTRMQPIGNAWSKLPRIIRDLQMELGKKIDLQMLGAETELDRQVLELIKDPLTHMIRNSADHGIESVADRIAAGKKETGTIRLNAFHEGGQIIIEIADDGAGIPVDKLAAKALANNLATEEEIAEMSDTQIQRFIFHAGFSTAQKVTSVSGRGVGMDVVRTNIEKIGGTIELKSTEGKGTTFFIKIPLTLAIVSALIVESGEERFAIPQISVLELVRASGDSMHKIEYINATPVLRLRDRLLPLLHLNKILGFDETAGTEAAADDTEDFIIITQVGDFTFGIVVDRVFDTEEIVVKPVAPILRDLTVFSGNTILGDGTVIMILDPNGIANEASDAMTDMSDQRGEESDETAIATVDDKEAILLFRAGGETKRAVPLSLVSRLEEFDVAQIEISEGKKMVQYRGKLMPLVMINDDYEIKSEGRQPMLVFTDDDRAMGIIVDEISDIKEDSINVELSSSTVGQLGTAIIDGDATEVIDIAYYFEQTFNDWQMGLEYSPTEIKAKRKNILIIDDSAFFLNLLKPLLSSSGFNVTIANSAAEALELRDEGYEFDLIVSDIDMPEMDGFEFAEDVRSNGIWKETPMIALSANSSEKRFAKGREAGFDNYIEKLDRETLIKAIEEQISDKDTAA; encoded by the coding sequence ATGGATGATCTATTAAATGAATTTCTCACAGAAACGTTCGAAAGTATTGAGGTCGTAGACGTTGAGCTGGTGGAGCTAGAGAAAGATCCAAACAATAAATCTGTACTGGATAATATTTTCAGATTGGTTCACACAATCAAAGGAACATGTGGCTTCCTTGGACTTCCAAGACTTGAATCTGTCGCCCACGCCGGCGAAAACGTACTGGGTAAATTCCGTGATGGTGAAATGGAAGTAACACCGGATGCGGTGACACTTATTCTGAACGCGCTTGACCGAATCAAGGAAATTCTTGAAGGGCTTGAACAAACACAAGAAGAGCCCGAAGGCGATGACAGTGCAATAATCGATGAACTTAACGCCATGGCAGAAGGCAAAAGCGCCCCTGCTAAGGAAGAAGCGCCAATCGAGGTCGCTGAAGAACGTGAGACAAGACCCGGTGAAGTATCACTGGATGAACTTGAAGCAGCCTTTGCAGCGGCCCCAGGTCCAGATGATGAAGAACCGGCAGATAACATTCCTGCTGCCGCTGGTCGTCTTGATGCATTTGGTGGCGCTGATACTGTGGCCGTACTTGCTCATTTATTCCATAACCGCATTTTTGGCGATGATTCTCTTAAAGCAATTCTTGAAGGCGCAGACGTTCGTCAAAGCAAGAAGGCGATGGAAGAGTTCTTCGTAGGATCGCTTCAACAAGATAAATGTGACACGGATAAAATTTCATCCGGGTTTGTGGCATTTATTAAAAATGGAATTGCTGAAGATCAATTTTATAACACAGTGAAGCATCTTGAAAGTGTTCTTAAAGAAGTAGGTGTTCCAAATTCTGAAGTTGAATTTATGAAAGATATTTATTTCCAATGTTCAGATGGAATTCTTGCTGAAGCCAAGAAAAATTCAAAATCAGTTGTTAAGGCCAAGAAAAAAGAAGTGGCAAAACCAGCTGGTGGCGGTGCTGCAAAAGAAACAAGTATTGCCAACCAGTCTATCCGTGTTGGTGTTGATGTTCTTGATAACCTAATGAATATGGTGAGTGAGCTGGTGCTAACGCGTAACCAATTAATGCAAATTTCAAGACGTGCTGGTGAAAATGATTTTGAAATTCCATTACAGCGTTTAAGTCAGTGTACAACGGAACTTCAGGAAGGTGTGATGAAAACACGCATGCAGCCAATTGGCAATGCATGGTCAAAACTTCCGCGTATTATTCGTGACCTTCAAATGGAACTGGGCAAAAAGATCGACCTTCAGATGCTTGGTGCTGAAACAGAACTTGACCGTCAGGTTCTTGAACTGATTAAAGATCCACTAACGCATATGATCCGTAACTCGGCTGATCACGGTATTGAAAGTGTTGCTGACCGTATTGCAGCGGGTAAAAAAGAAACAGGCACAATTCGCCTGAATGCGTTCCATGAAGGCGGTCAAATTATTATTGAAATTGCTGATGATGGTGCGGGTATCCCTGTTGATAAGCTTGCGGCTAAAGCACTTGCCAATAATCTGGCAACAGAAGAAGAAATCGCTGAAATGTCAGACACGCAAATTCAGCGCTTTATTTTCCACGCTGGTTTCTCAACAGCGCAGAAAGTAACAAGTGTATCCGGTCGTGGTGTGGGCATGGACGTTGTAAGAACCAATATTGAAAAAATCGGTGGTACAATCGAACTTAAATCAACAGAGGGTAAAGGAACGACATTCTTTATTAAAATCCCACTGACACTTGCGATTGTTTCGGCGCTGATCGTTGAATCCGGTGAAGAGCGTTTTGCGATCCCGCAAATCAGTGTTCTTGAGCTGGTTCGTGCATCTGGCGATTCTATGCATAAGATTGAGTATATTAATGCGACGCCGGTGTTGCGTCTTCGTGACAGATTGTTGCCGCTATTACACTTAAATAAAATTCTCGGGTTTGATGAAACCGCAGGAACTGAGGCCGCCGCCGATGATACTGAAGATTTCATCATTATCACACAAGTTGGTGATTTCACATTCGGTATTGTTGTTGACCGTGTGTTTGACACAGAAGAAATCGTTGTAAAACCTGTTGCACCAATTCTTCGTGATCTTACAGTCTTTTCCGGTAATACAATTCTTGGTGACGGTACCGTGATTATGATCCTTGATCCAAACGGTATTGCGAACGAAGCAAGTGATGCAATGACTGATATGTCTGATCAAAGAGGTGAAGAATCAGATGAAACAGCCATCGCGACAGTTGATGATAAAGAAGCAATTCTGCTGTTCCGTGCGGGTGGAGAAACAAAGCGTGCCGTGCCGCTATCACTTGTTTCAAGACTTGAAGAATTTGATGTTGCACAGATTGAAATTTCAGAAGGCAAGAAAATGGTCCAGTACCGTGGTAAGCTGATGCCTCTTGTCATGATTAATGATGATTATGAAATTAAATCAGAAGGCCGCCAGCCAATGTTGGTATTCACAGATGATGATAGAGCCATGGGCATCATCGTTGATGAAATTTCCGATATTAAAGAAGACAGCATTAATGTTGAACTTTCATCAAGTACTGTTGGTCAGTTGGGCACAGCGATTATCGACGGCGACGCGACAGAAGTCATCGATATTGCTTATTATTTCGAACAAACATTCAATGACTGGCAAATGGGACTTGAATATTCGCCAACAGAAATCAAAGCGAAGCGTAAGAATATTCTGATCATTGATGATAGTGCATTTTTCTTAAATCTGCTTAAACCGCTTCTTTCATCATCTGGCTTTAATGTCACGATTGCCAATTCGGCTGCAGAGGCGCTTGAATTAAGAGACGAGGGTTACGAATTTGACTTGATCGTTAGTGATATTGATATGCCGGAAATGGATGGGTTTGAATTTGCAGAAGATGTTCGTTCAAATGGTATTTGGAAAGAAACACCGATGATCGCGCTTTCAGCAAACAGTTCTGAAAAACGTTTTGCCAAAGGTCGTGAAGCAGGTTTTGATAATTATATCGAAAAGTTAGACCGTGAAACTTTGATCAAAGCCATTGAAGAACAAATCAGTGATAAAGATACAGCTGCGTAA